The DNA window AGCCGTTTCCAAGTCGGATGCCGGTAGTACAAAGAACTCTTACTTTGTTTCATACTTTTACTATTTGGTTATTAACTTTATAAACCCTTTCGCAATGCCGATATTTTATCgatttgtaaatatttgccttgCGTAAAGCAATGTACAgcaatttaaatactttagtTTTTTATAGGTACATTTTAAGTTGGTGCACAAATGTATGAGAACAACTCCTAAGCTTGTAAATATGTATCATTTGCTTTTGAGAATATTTGTGATAATAAAGTTTAGAAACTATTTTACATTAAttgtgcaataaaaaatatttctttaaatattttttgtaatgctgttttatttacatatgtgtatattctAATTACTAACAACTGTGCTAATGTTATTAACTATGTGGCGTGGAGTCTCAGTCTAATTTTTAAGCTAagctttaaaaacaaaaaaataattgttcACGATTTTATTTCTGATAACTGAAGACCTTGCAAAGCCTGTTTAATACCTTGTTATCAAATGTAATCTCTTTAAAGAGAGACTTTACAACTAACATAACTTATCCGTGTACTATCTACATATTGCTGTCCATGATCTTGACCACATAACGCTCACTGCTGCTGCGTTGGTTTCATTGACATCAAAATCGTCTCGTATCTTCCACTCAGGTAACTCGTTTGTGCATTCAAGGTTAATAGTTGAAACTGTTAGGCGATCGTTGTGACTTGCCGGCTATGTCAGTTGGCTAAATGCGGAACTGATTAACATTATACGCGGAAGTTTGATTTGAATGAGTGagcaaaatgtatttgtttatgttttgtcagtttttcgaattttttctGTTTAGTTTGGGAACTAATCTACTAATCCGTACtccaatttaaaattaaattaagatGAAAGTAATCTCTTGTTAAATCTAACCatgtacaaacaaaaattgatCAAGAAAAGTTTGAAAGCGTAACGTCTTTAAGCACTGCAAGTTTCTAGTTCCGCTGCTTCATTTGAATTCTTGTAGTGCCATTACAACCACCAACTGAAGATTTGGCCTACGACGCAGCTATACAGCTAGGCTTACTTAACCATCGTCTTAATTTACTTAGCCATGAGGAAGAATCAAGACAACTAAGTTTACCAAACATAACACTGGGGAACATCGTGAACCGCATACCCTGTAGTTGTGACAATGGGTTATGCAAGTGCTGTGCTGGTAAGGTGAAATTATCTTGGcaataaaactaaacacaaacaaaaccCAATTGTCTGCTCCTAGGTTTCCTTGCTGTTATTGGTATGAACAGTTGCACAGAAGTGGCATATCGACCTGAAGAATTTTCATTCGAGTTGCGAATGCGCGTTAACAACAATATTTGGTTCCGACAAAAGGTATCTGGCAAGAATCCGCCTCCATTCTGCTTCCGGCCGCCACGTTTTAATTTTGCTAAAGCCTGTATTCAATTTCATGATATATGGTTTGTCGGGCGTAATATGCACGTTTGCATGTATATGTCAGGAGAATTTCAGGGCTTTGAGTTGTTTGAAAGGTAAGTTTGAAAAACGGTGCAAGTTAAGCCAGCATTTATAAAACATCCTTTCTTCGAATTCAGAAACTTTGACTGTCTCTTATTTGGAGATCACGGAGTTAAAATTGTTCCCCCAGAGCAAGGTTATCCTGTAAGACCAAATGATGTCGATATTGATGATGGAGACGATGAAATTGAGGACTACGATGAGAATGTAGTTCGCAGTTTGGCAGAAAAGAtggttaaaaaatattaatgatgaTTAGATTtacttattaatttaatatattatttatttcactgatacaatttataaagtaaaatccctattatttaaaaagtcaAGTGCGAAAACTGCAAAATGACGTGTCGTACTTCAACCCGTTGAAGCACAACATAAAAGGGAAAATTAACACAACGAACcaattcaaaagaaaaatgcaaCCTTAGACTGCATCCACACCGCAAAAGCCACACGTCGAGAAGCGAGAGCAGGGAATTTAAATGCATATGCACAAGCACGTTGACTGTTGCACTTCGTTTGACTCGCAGTTGACTGTAATAAAGGACTTTAAGGCTGCAAGGATGCAATATGCAGTGAAAGCTGCAGCAACAGGACAACCGACAGCCAATGTGATTGCAGAGGACGGGTAGGGCTTTATTTCGCACTTGACTGCTCTGAATGCCAGTCGAGCTTCAGTCAAGTGGTGTACAATAAAAGCGTTTTTTCACAGCACATGAGAATATGGTATGGGGTAATGCATTCAGAAGCcaataaaaaactgaatagCTTGAGTACCTATACTAGGATATATTTGTGGTGCCTTTTAATGTATGTAATATTTATCACGTTATTTTCCTGTTGATATATTAAATAGCCcctttattataatttataagcaACTATATAACAATAAAACAGCCCCTGGTCAATTTATAAAAGTTCCGACAATCCTCACAATAAAACAAGactaatttaaaatgcaaatgtgaGCGAGTGCTTATAAAGCGTATTTAGCGCTTGTAATTGATTCGTTTACACAAAGGGCACGCGACATACACATGAAGCTGACCTTCCTACTGACCAGCCCCTTCAAACCATTCGGCATAAAGAGATACTGACCCACAAGGGAAGCTAAAAGAAGAGGGGTTACTGGCTGGACATGACGACCCTCGTAGTTCACTGTTGATTGTCCGTTACCCAGCGCAACAGGTATGGAAACGATTCACTTAGGGCTTTGGTCAGTTGATGCGATTTTCCACAATATCACCTTTTCCCCGTGTTTGTCCATTCCCTGAGGTCAATTAAGTATACATTTCCGGTTTCATGTGGTCAACAGgggataaatatttatcacGGTCAAGTGGTCAGATCCGTGGCAAAATGAACCCCCGGCAGTAAACCGgattgaatattatttatttgcctttttttattACGGTATGCAATATAAATAGATACAAGATGGTAATTGAAAAGGGAATGTTTCCTGGAGGTTTAAATCAGAAAAGAATGAATTTATCAAATCGAGGGTGTGGAAACATGCGAAGTAATTGATGTATGCATACACATTATTGAGACACGTATGCCTGTCTGCacacaaacattttattttctttatgttGATTCTCAGACTTTTCCTTATTTCCacgacaaagaaaaaatgaaagcaGAAAAACTACCCccaaaagtaattaaaactCTCCGTCGTTGGATCCAGACGAAGACGGTGGCTACCTCAACCTACAAACGAATGTTAATCAAAGCAGAAtatagaaaatgtaaaaagtcCGCATAGACAGAGACGGTGTCCTTGGGATTTAATTTCttataaaatgttatatttacattcatacatatgtagcttAGAGCAAATGTGGGAGTAGAATTGGGAACTTGGAGTTCTTAAAGGAAAAAGATGATCTACTACAAATGCAGTTAACATTTcgaaacttaaataaaaaacttctcCCATCTGTCTCTAAACGTTAAACTGGTTACACAAAATGTAGGTATACATAGGTTAATCGGTCGAAGTCCGCGTAACTAAAACGCAGATAATGAAAGAGTTATAGAAGTCCAACCataataaaatttgatttttagtgTCATATTTAGAGTGCTaaaaaatgtgtgtatataCTACAAcattactaaaataaaattactttttttggGGCTAGGTTTGTTCCCTATTTTCCTGTCTAAAGTCGGATATTCatacaaattagtttttttgcatatgaaatgaataaaaatcaaGCGACTATTCCTCAATAATTGAATGTATATCAAGGCAACTAGGTGTAACCATGTATTTTAACACTTAACTAATGTGAGTTTATTTGGATTGagaaaattttcttttttttctttttacagaGAACGCTTCGGGGCAAATacgaaaaacaatattaagagGATAAGCACAAAAACGAACAAACGTCAATACAAAtgcaatatatacatacatttgtgtatataCACAAAAACTTAGCCCCGTAGACGCGACTTTCATGCATGATGAGCGGAAAATTTCCCCTTCTTTGGTTGTATATAAGGTAATACATAAGTGAAGACACGAACGGCCTTTTAATTTTCGGGGTGGCAATGCTTTCAAAGGGTTAAAATCAGTGCCTTTCGAAACGCGAAAACATGCGTGAGCTGTTGGTATATGTGCGTTTATAAAAGCGGCGTTGCCAGCCTGTCGTAGGAATTACTTAAGATGCCAAAGAAGAAACAAAGTCATTTACATTGCTAACGAAGTGGGTGAACAAGCAGAAAACGGCTGGCCAAGAACGTACAAAGCGCGGATGGAAAGGGCTGCTATGGAAGGCTAGGAAggccaacaaatttaaatacccACAACAGCCAAATACAAAATTTCAATCATTTAAACAAATCcgctttaaaattgtttacccTGCTTGATTTCAATGAACCTCTTTTCCCTATTAGTTTTTCATGTAATACTCTTATATtaagaattaaataattcgttttattttgtCAACCAGATATTTCATGATGACGCTTCCTCAAAAATGGGAGAATTCAGCCATTAAATCCAATCGAAAATTCGCTATTGGGTGTTCTTATGCCAAGTCCAGACCCTGTATTACCAGAATTTGAACCCGTGGATCCACCAAGTGCCCTGTTGATGGTTCGTAATATCTGTTCAATATCACCAAAAGCACTATCAGCCAGGATACACAAAACAAGTGCTAGAATCTAAAAGACATTGTTGTAGTTTGCAAAGCActatttaaaaagaaacttACAAATAGGCGAGACATTGCGCAGAATTTGGTCGCTTCTTTAATAATAGTTAAACGAATGATAGcagatatatttaaatttttgtttatatagcAAAATCtgacaaattttcaaattggaAATATGCTAATATAGACCATAAAAGGTATAGCTTTCGATTTCATGGGGAAAGGTTAATTATTtccaaaactaaaaatttgtAATCGGCTTGAACTGTCTGTCGAGCATTTAAATAGCATTATGTCATAAAAAGTTTATACAAATTTCTACATATTTGTACCAAAGGAGTAGAAATGAGTACGCTAAAGTCGAGTGCCTCAGCTATTAGATACCCATTCCCGGGAGATGTATATAGTGCGTGgccaatttgtttaatatatatatattttttgggcGTAAAAGTTATCTGTTTTAAAGTCAGAGTTTGAACAGAAACTCGTCCAACGGAGGGACATTTTTTGTCTTGACCAAAGTTCCAGTGCTGTTCGGTCAATGTTCATTATCTTTGTTATCTATTTATTAGACACAGCCAATTAATTCCGTTGTATCAGGAATATCGTTACGTATCTTTATTGGGCTACCCGACCCAAGCGATCTTTTTTGTCGTTCCACCACAGCGCTGGCAGCGTAGTAGCACCACCTTAAACAACTTGGTTCGGATTAAAAAAGAATCTAAAAGCCTTAATGTGACAAAATTGATTGTATTTGTAGCATTGGATAaatagtatatttatttataataaagcGAATACGCTTTACATGAAACCAGCTGCCCTcaacacaaaacaaataatataggTGCGGACCAAATCAAAAGAATCCAGGACGAAAGCCATATCCAAAGGATAGTGCGCTACTGGGTGGAACTATATTTACATCCAAAGATCCACTGCCTCGATTAGATCCACCGCCTCCAGAAGATCCACCGCCAAAGATACGCATAAGGTTCTCGATAGAACAAAGAGCACTACCAGTCATTAAAGCGAATGTAATCATTAAAACCTGTGAGGAAAGTCATAGTTAGGGGTGCGTTAGGCGTTATAGTTAGGGGTTATTTATCCGAGTTTACTTACCAAAATTCGAATCATGATGTAAACTGAGCTCAAGTGTCGCACTGAAAGTATTTCTCAGTTGATAGCAAATAAGTCTTGAATTCGGTTTATATAGcaatatttttacaatttaaatgcagattaaaaatatgttaatacAAGTCGTTAAAGTGTACAGACACCTAGTCAAGGTTAATTTGCTTTTACAAACTGCATAAATTTTCTTAAACGTAAACTGACTATAATTTCTGTGGTAATTTGTTGTGActttataattttgtattatctcaactaaatatttagtaAGAAAGGAGATACTGATTTTAGGTACATGAGCTGTCACTCACCCACCAATTTAAAAACACAGTAGGACCTTTATATTTCCGTTACTGAGTTAAAGGGAATGCGATACAGACATTTGAGTAAGGAAGGGACTGTTTTCCAGATTGGCCACGAGCGTCACTGTAACTACATCttaaaatctttatttattgatattttaaaccttttgtaataattattttcgGCATACCAGAAGACATTGACAAGACAGATCATAAATTCATTCAATCAAACTTGGCGACGTTTATATGAACAGTCGGCTAGTGATCCTACCCAAGaaaatatagtttatataGTCACcttttacatacatttttatcgACTAAACCATACCAAAATCTTAAGGCGGGAAGGTATTTATTAAGCGAAAACTAAAACAGAGTGGTATAGTCGGGCTCCTCGATTATAATATTCCCGTTACTCGGATAGTGCGAGtttgaaaaagaaattaagaaataaaattaaattttgacaTATATATAGAAACTGGCCCgacaaacaataaaatttaaacaaaattaagacattttttaatataatccTAGATGGAACCAACCACATGGCATCCTTGTAAGCTTTTAAAGCTCGAATGCATTGTTGGTATATGTACCCTTTAAAATCGttagaattatttaaaaattgacCAACGATAGAGGACATTTTCAAGTATCATATTCATTAATTCATTCGTATATTCTCCACCAGACCTGATAAAAGAATGTTTTTATAATGTTAAGAGATATTTTTTGGTTATCCCAAATTGGAAAGaacttttaattagaaaacatCAACCGATTAACAAAGTATATCATATCAATTGTAAAATCTACACCTACCACTTTTCGGGATGAAGCGAAGTATACACATATTCCTACTTCCGTTCAAAGGATTTACAATTGGAATGCTGCTTACTTTTATTAGTGGGTTTAAAATTACAAAGCTTGGCCAagacaaatgttttttttaccCCGACACTTGTCGCTTCTTAATACTAAATGTTAAAACTAAGCGTTAAGCCGCCAGGTCCATTTTTTATTGCAGACTCGATTCCTTGGTACTATCCCAGAAATCCCAGGAAAGGATGCAAAATTCCTGCCAATATGCTTTTTGGCCATGGCACGTAGCCGCCGACATCCACGGTGACAGAACCCTCCATTCCGCGTCCGAAAGGTCCGAAAGGTCCAAAGAACGGTACTGGTGGACTAATTCCAAATAGGCTTCCCAGTGCTCCAAAGAAACTTCCGATTGGGGTGAAAATGCCAAAGGGGTCTAATTGGTTCCTACTAAGAAATCCAGTTCCAAAAAGTCcattttttccaaaaattcctGTACCGAATAGTCCACCGCTTCCGAAGAATCCGCCGCCTATATTTACCGTCGCATCTACGTCAACTTCTGCACCCGGACCAATAATAACAGGTCTTTTCGGCAAAATACCGCGCAGTATCCATTCTTGAAGTAGTCTAGGTAGTCCAGGTATTCCAGGTAGTCCAGGTATTCCATGTAGTCCTGGTAGGAAAGGTAGTAAAGGTAGTAATGGTGGAAGTCCACCTGGTGGACGTTGAGGTCCACCTGGTTGATGTGGAGAACCACCCGGTAGATCAGGAAGTCCACCGGGTTGCTTTGGAGGTTCACCCGGTAGATCTGGAGGTCCACCCTCTGGATCTGGGGGTCCACCCGATTGATGTGGAGGTCCACCCTCTGGATCTGGGGGTCCACCCGATTGATGTGGAGGTCCACCCGGTGGAGGTAGAGGTACATCCGGGAAAGGTGGAAATCCAGGGAAATTTCCACCTGGAGGTAGTGTCGGTCGAGGTTCACCAGGGAAAGGATCTTCGGGACGTATCGGCGAAGGTTTCTCTGTGCCCCAAGGCCAAAGGGGAGGACCTGGATAACGAGGCCATCCAACTGGAATATTCCAACCAGGAATACCTGGTGGAGTTAAGTACGGATTGTAGGACCGTGGGTTCTTGATTATAGTGATTAGGTCGCTTCCCTTGGGCACATCAGCTATAATTTTACCATATCCGGGATAAGGGAAATAACCTCCTGGAAATAGGTTGCCACTTGCCAATAATTTGACTAATTTAGCTACTTGCAAATTGGCAGCAGTAGATAAAGAAGCTTCAAGTGCGAGATTTCTACCGTTAAGACCCCTAAGTCCTCCGGGATTAGCACCAAAGAGAACATTTAAGTAACGTAGAGGGGCCATCTTTATGTCTGCCCATCCTTGGATGGCAGACTCGGTCTGACGGGCCAACTCACTGACAATAGCATGTGAGCTGCCGCTAAAGAGGATCAGAGAAAGGACGAGAATCTGCAAACGGTTCAATAAGACTGAGAATTGTTCGAAATTAAGTATTTATAATCTTTTACCAATTGTCGCACCATAGCAAATGCTCCTTACAACTGATGTTGTGCCTTTCAAGATCTGCTTTTTATAGTTATTTCAGTtgataattataatataaatgagAAATATTATGCAAAAGTAAACTTGTGAGTTCAAACAGCAGTATAGGTGTCAGTTTAAACTACCGTAAGGAATTGTCAAGataaatcgaaaaaaagaaaccatCTTAGAAACTATCTTATTTAGCAATATAACCTAGGATGCtcagaaaatcaaaaaaaaaaaaaaaaaccctaaATGGTTAAAGAAAGCCAATAGCTTTCATAAAAAGAACAGTCAATATCTTAAATAAGCTATGTCTATACTGCGCTATGATATAAAAGTCTATACTATATGTATGTTAgttcaaattgaaataaaaatttcacttgttgagtaacgggtatctcaTAGTCGGTGAACTCGACTATCGCGTTCTATCTTTTTCACTCTAATATTTGCCGATGATAAGTgtaattatttacaaaaggtTCTAGCAGCACGGTTCGATGTCCAGAAATCTGTTAATGTTGTGTTTCTCCAACTTTACAGCATCCCTTATTGATGTCACCATTGATAActaatttcttttatttttttgttggtcaCAGAGTATTATTTCTGGCTTAATAAAAACTGATtcattacaaaataaaaaattgcagctttatattttaaatttaattttatgtatCCAGTAAAAAGTAGTTGTTACCAAAATTTAAAGGATTTCACACGACTTGAAATATAGATGAAAAAAATGTTATCTTTAAATCCATTGGATAATGGAACTAATTGAAACCGACCCAATATTTGGCTTCAGAAATATATCATAGATGTCAACCTATACCCTCTTTTGCCAGGATGGTGCCCAGAGTGCGAGAATGCGTGTCGTATgtaaattaatacaaatgGCGGCATGGTAAGTTTTGGCAAGTGAACCAAACATGCAAAGGACATTAAAAGGGCACACGCAATAGTTATAGTTCGAGTCCTCAAGTGCTAATAGACTGCATGCACATTACAGAATAAGccttaataatttatgtggGCTAATAGACTAAAAGATAAACATCGTATGCAGGGAATACATATCCTGTCGGTCTACCTATCTGAATATTAATCTACTGAAGCTTCTGTTCGAAGAGCTGCAAGGGTGTCACTTCCCGCTAAGGTTGCCAACCCTTTTTTCATAGTATAACGAAAAAATGTATAGGGcatatttcattgtttttcgAACACAAAGAGGCATAGACCCGAGAATGTCAGCTAGATAACGCCACTTTTCGTAAATTTATATCGACGACCTTGATTATCAAAACAGACGACACTATTCATATAATTAAGGTAAACATTTCACTGCCTCCCTAAAACAATTTGTTTCCTTGTTTGATTATTAACTGGGTAAACACAGAAATGTCCTTTCATTGCctataaaatttaattaataaaaggGTCAATTGTCGCGTGCAGACGCCGACCTTTTACCTATTTTCCTCTAACCTTCCTTTCCGAGgataaaatatgtttgattaatttatgaattttcGTGTGAAATTctttattttctgtatttatatatgctCTCATGGATCAGACTTGCGTGTAGCTTGAAAAGGTTGACGGTTTATACAAAAGCAATTTAGTAATTTCATTCATTATTGTTAATTGTTTGTAATTGTAACAAAATGTATAATGGAATGCGTGGTGCGGAGTGCATATGattaaatatatagtatagtatatatagtatatatgtatattgttgCCAGACGTTTCCTTTTACCTGTTATATAATCTTCCATGAATCCAGTATTattctacaagtaacgggtataaaattcaattcaagGACACTCCCACTTGTCATCGTCGTATTCAGTTATTCTGTTTGGAGGAGTGAAGTTGGCAAAAGTTTCGTAGACGCGTAGGAAAATCAACAAATGTCTCTTAAACTTTTCTGTccattgttttaaataaattcataggtactttttgtaataaataaatttgacaTAACTCTATAATTTACAAAATGATATATGCAACCTTATTAACTGAACTTAATCCCACCTATGCATAACAATGCGTTGTCATCCATGAATTTGGTACAGGTAGTTTAAGCAAAACAGCTTTTGACTAGTGCTGGTGCACAAAGATAACTGAAAACTATTAAATGTAGCACCGAAatctcatcatcatcagcatcacTACGCACAGTACTGTCCCAAGATAAACCCAAGCCTCAAAGTACACTCAACGACGCTGTCGCTAGCAATGTTTATCCTGTCGGTTAAGTGGGGGTCGGAGCTGCGATGGAAAATGGTCAGGCATGAATAATAAAAGAGCCGGCTCTGTGCAATTGGAATATGTGCTAAAGTGTCAAAAATTGTAGACAAGCCGAGCACTTAGACATCCACTGCCATCTCACACCTACCACTTATGATTCGTAAACAGAACGTAAGAGAACCCTGCTCCCAATATGGGCTTTCGCCACGGTAATTAACTTTACAAATCGCATGCAAGTGTGTGATTAATTATTCCATGACCGGACACTCAAACTCGCAAACCGGACAGTTAACCCATTTCGGCATCGATAAGGGTTGAACTCACAGCTGTGAAAAAGGCTTTGCGGGGGCGTGCGAGGGGTTTTTTGACATTTACAATTTCTGAAATACATTTGATAAATGTTTGCTCATAAGGCGTAAATTGAAACTATTCTTGACCATGGACCCAAAACTTGCATCAATTCGACCACATGCCACTTAGCACATGGTTTGGTATGCGGACTACAAAATCCCAACCCCAACCACTCACATCCCAAACTTCTTTGGACGGTCGCACACATgtttactaaaataaaaggAGGCTTCTATCGGTCAGCTTTCTTATCAACGTCAAGGTTCAACATTCATTTTGACTGGGTCAACACTTCGTTAATCACAAAACTCCAAGCACATGACTTGCGGTCAAGGACATTTTCGAGTATGAAAAGTTTTATTAGATCCTTATCGCGTTAATTGAAAATTGGGTAAACGTATTCGTATCGCTTTAAGAAACCGCACAGAATCTTTTCAGGATTTCTAACCCTTATAGTCAAGAAATAGTATTTCGCTTTCGTGCCTAAATTCATAACGTTGATCCTTTGCATTTATACTGTACAGCTGTTTATTTGAGCAGCAAATTTTTAAAGGTCGGTCAGAAACAAAGCAGGAAGGGTTGACTTAGGGTTGTTGACCGTAACAGCATTTAATGTAAGTTGACGCCAAGCAAGGATACGTTAGGGATACACGGAAAAAAGACGAATGGATGACTATGAATGAGTATCACACGGAACTAGGCAAATTTCTAATTGTATTACTTTTCTATTCcaaattttcacttttcgaTTCTGATAAAGAAGGGACTGTTTTCGGCGTTTTTTTTGCCTGAAACAAACGCTGAAAGTCGCGGGTACAAGTATTGCTTGGCCTCAAGTGCAGAAAAAACAAgacaaaattataataaacaaataaaaaatatacgCGTATATCTGTCCGTAGCTCCCCAGTCTTTTATTCTTCATTATTTGCGTGTCTggtttttcctgctgctgatgatgaagAGCCCACTAcaattgcaacaaaaaaagccgaaaaaatatgaaaagttcTCTTTATGCATAAGAAGCAACTGCCAAGGGTGCCCATTTCCTCAAGTTTTACCAGCTGAATGGCAAAAACTTAACGGATTGTTAGCTTGTGGTTTCCTTGGTATCTGCAATTAAGTCTCGAGGATATGGTGTTCTTCTTGCATCTGCTTGTAATTCGTTTAAAGTTATCAAAAACTGTTTAATTCCAGAGTCTGCCAAATGCCAAGAGCAGTCAACTCGTTATTTTGATGAGAAAAAATGAGCTTATTCTAATATTGGTAC is part of the Drosophila yakuba strain Tai18E2 chromosome 2R, Prin_Dyak_Tai18E2_2.1, whole genome shotgun sequence genome and encodes:
- the LOC6532169 gene encoding uncharacterized protein LOC6532169 isoform X2, with the translated sequence MPAASSHSRLFFYLLCAASLLAVSKSDAGSTKNSYFVSYFYYLVINFINPFAMPIFYRFVNILPLQPPTEDLAYDAAIQLGLLNHRLNLLSHEEESRQLSLPNITLGNIVNRIPCSCDNGLCKCCAGFLAVIGMNSCTEVAYRPEEFSFELRMRVNNNIWFRQKVSGKNPPPFCFRPPRFNFAKACIQFHDIWFVGRNMHVCMYMSGEFQGFELFERNFDCLLFGDHGVKIVPPEQGYPVRPNDVDIDDGDDEIEDYDENVVRSLAEKMVKKY
- the LOC6532169 gene encoding uncharacterized protein LOC6532169 isoform X1, whose product is MPAASSHSRLFFYLLCAASLLAVSKSDAVPLQPPTEDLAYDAAIQLGLLNHRLNLLSHEEESRQLSLPNITLGNIVNRIPCSCDNGLCKCCAGFLAVIGMNSCTEVAYRPEEFSFELRMRVNNNIWFRQKVSGKNPPPFCFRPPRFNFAKACIQFHDIWFVGRNMHVCMYMSGEFQGFELFERNFDCLLFGDHGVKIVPPEQGYPVRPNDVDIDDGDDEIEDYDENVVRSLAEKMVKKY
- the LOC26534741 gene encoding uncharacterized protein LOC26534741, with product MSRLFILALVLCILADSAFGDIEQILRTINRALGGSTGSNSGNTGSGLGIRTPNSEFSIGFNG
- the LOC6532170 gene encoding ejaculatory bulb-specific protein 2 gives rise to the protein MIRILVLMITFALMTGSALCSIENLMRIFGGGSSGGGGSNRGSGSLDVNIVPPSSALSFGYGFRPGFF
- the LOC6532171 gene encoding ejaculatory bulb-specific protein 1, giving the protein MVRQLILVLSLILFSGSSHAIVSELARQTESAIQGWADIKMAPLRYLNVLFGANPGGLRGLNGRNLALEASLSTAANLQVAKLVKLLASGNLFPGGYFPYPGYGKIIADVPKGSDLITIIKNPRSYNPYLTPPGIPGWNIPVGWPRYPGPPLWPWGTEKPSPIRPEDPFPGEPRPTLPPGGNFPGFPPFPDVPLPPPGGPPHQSGGPPDPEGGPPHQSGGPPDPEGGPPDLPGEPPKQPGGLPDLPGGSPHQPGGPQRPPGGLPPLLPLLPFLPGLHGIPGLPGIPGLPRLLQEWILRGILPKRPVIIGPGAEVDVDATVNIGGGFFGSGGLFGTGIFGKNGLFGTGFLSRNQLDPFGIFTPIGSFFGALGSLFGISPPVPFFGPFGPFGRGMEGSVTVDVGGYVPWPKSILAGILHPFLGFLG